Proteins from one Halopseudomonas pelagia genomic window:
- a CDS encoding tetratricopeptide repeat protein, which yields MRALIMLLMLWGAAVQAQSIDPAAFAALNKAQQAQQNGDYSAAGNSLRAALEQATDGSIEQALVEQRLGYLAIARDRNAEAIGWLRKALSREQLDAEAASQDRRNLAQLLAAEGQAREAAALLETELAAGSLPPENRRLLVQLYNQLEQYSKALPLAEQVVREEPGADAVWYQLLVGMNYRLQRYEAAERWLKVLLKREPGNAEYWRQLAGMQSLDKRQRAAAGTLRLAYEAGIRFKAQDLDNLVALQVNAGAPWQAARLLEALLKRQLLAANGARQERLAQLWQQARDHDRAKSAWTALARSSGRADHWLRVAAIQLNQGDWEELLSSLELARPAASAEQRRTLNQWASYARQAQEEG from the coding sequence ATGCGTGCTCTCATCATGCTACTCATGCTCTGGGGCGCAGCAGTACAGGCGCAGTCGATCGATCCGGCTGCTTTTGCGGCGCTGAATAAAGCCCAGCAGGCGCAACAAAACGGTGATTACAGTGCCGCGGGTAACAGCTTGCGTGCGGCCCTGGAGCAGGCCACTGACGGCAGCATCGAGCAGGCGTTGGTCGAACAGCGCCTGGGTTACCTGGCGATTGCCCGTGATCGCAACGCCGAAGCTATCGGCTGGCTGCGCAAAGCGTTAAGCCGTGAACAACTGGATGCCGAAGCCGCCAGCCAGGATCGGCGCAATCTGGCGCAGTTGCTGGCTGCTGAAGGGCAGGCGCGCGAAGCCGCAGCTCTGTTGGAAACCGAATTGGCAGCGGGTTCTTTGCCACCCGAGAATCGGCGGCTGTTGGTGCAGCTGTATAACCAGCTGGAGCAGTACAGCAAGGCATTGCCCTTGGCCGAGCAGGTGGTGCGTGAGGAGCCGGGCGCTGACGCCGTCTGGTATCAATTGCTGGTGGGTATGAATTATCGGCTGCAGCGGTATGAGGCGGCGGAGCGCTGGTTGAAAGTACTGCTTAAGCGCGAGCCGGGCAACGCTGAATACTGGCGACAGTTGGCCGGTATGCAGAGTCTCGATAAGCGCCAGCGCGCCGCTGCGGGTACGCTGCGATTGGCCTATGAAGCTGGCATTCGTTTCAAGGCCCAGGACCTGGATAATCTGGTTGCGCTGCAGGTCAATGCCGGCGCCCCCTGGCAGGCCGCCAGGCTACTGGAAGCGCTGCTCAAACGGCAGCTATTAGCGGCCAATGGCGCCCGGCAGGAACGTCTGGCGCAATTATGGCAGCAAGCCCGCGATCACGATCGAGCCAAATCCGCTTGGACGGCGTTGGCGCGCAGCTCTGGCCGGGCTGACCATTGGCTACGTGTAGCAGCCATTCAGCTCAACCAGGGTGATTGGGAGGAATTGTTGAGCAGCCTTGAGCTGGCCCGTCCCGCCGCCAGTGCCGAGCAACGCCGTACGCTTAATCAGTGGGCCAGTTACGCCCGTCAGGCGCAGGAAGAAGGTTAA
- a CDS encoding OmpW family outer membrane protein, whose protein sequence is MSRCTTQLAAGLLLIPALLATSAVYAHQAGDTIVRVGVAAVDPQENSDDVIIGGANTGLEVGVDSDVQVGITGTYMLTDKYGIGILAATPFSHDINLNGVGKLADIKHLPPTLTLQYFPMGAGAALQPYVGAGLNYTTFFSEDFTSANKAAGFSDLSLSDSWGLALEAGVDYQLTDKVLLNASVWHVDIDTEATFKVGGAPAKVDVEIDPWVYMLALGYKF, encoded by the coding sequence ATGTCTCGTTGCACTACTCAACTGGCCGCCGGCCTACTGCTTATCCCCGCCCTGTTGGCCACCTCGGCGGTCTACGCGCATCAAGCCGGCGATACCATCGTTCGCGTTGGCGTGGCGGCTGTCGACCCTCAGGAGAACAGCGATGATGTGATCATCGGTGGCGCGAACACAGGATTGGAAGTAGGTGTCGACAGTGACGTGCAAGTGGGTATTACCGGCACTTACATGCTCACGGACAAGTACGGTATTGGCATTCTCGCCGCTACGCCGTTCAGTCACGACATCAACCTGAACGGCGTGGGCAAGCTGGCCGACATCAAGCATCTACCCCCTACCCTAACGCTGCAATACTTCCCGATGGGGGCAGGCGCGGCCCTGCAGCCCTATGTGGGCGCGGGCCTGAACTACACCACGTTCTTTAGCGAAGATTTCACTTCGGCCAATAAAGCGGCCGGATTCAGTGATCTGTCGCTAAGCGATTCATGGGGCTTGGCACTCGAGGCCGGCGTGGATTATCAGCTAACCGACAAGGTGTTGCTGAACGCCTCGGTATGGCATGTGGATATCGATACCGAAGCCACTTTCAAGGTCGGCGGAGCACCAGCCAAGGTGGATGTGGAAATTGATCCATGGGTGTACATGCTTGCTCTGGGTTACAAGTTCTAA
- a CDS encoding histidine phosphatase family protein codes for MSEIYFVRHGQASFGSSNYDQLSELGHQQARLLGEYFLRRDMQFDRILTGDMVRHRETAEGICQGLGQPASGFEVFTELNEFDFHSILQAYLAQFPDQALPEKPAVADFFKRLKKAIVLWSQGGLQGQLPETWQTFEQRLLDVRQHIMAQYKGQRVLAVSSGGAIAMLVRQLLQAPSETMVELNLQTRNTALIHCVFNQHNMRLSSFNSVPHLDSAELQALITYT; via the coding sequence ATGTCTGAAATCTATTTTGTCCGCCACGGCCAGGCCTCTTTCGGCTCCAGCAACTACGATCAACTCTCCGAGCTGGGGCATCAGCAGGCGCGCTTGCTGGGCGAGTATTTTCTGCGGCGGGACATGCAGTTTGACCGCATTCTGACCGGCGATATGGTTCGTCATCGGGAAACGGCCGAGGGTATTTGCCAAGGGCTTGGGCAGCCCGCATCGGGTTTCGAGGTGTTCACCGAACTAAACGAGTTCGACTTCCATTCGATTCTGCAGGCGTATCTCGCGCAGTTCCCCGATCAGGCCCTACCTGAAAAGCCGGCTGTTGCGGATTTTTTCAAACGGTTGAAGAAAGCCATCGTGCTCTGGTCGCAGGGCGGTCTGCAAGGCCAGCTCCCGGAGACCTGGCAAACATTCGAGCAGCGTTTGCTCGATGTGCGTCAGCACATCATGGCCCAGTACAAAGGCCAGCGGGTGCTTGCCGTCAGCTCGGGTGGTGCAATCGCCATGCTGGTGCGTCAGTTGCTGCAGGCGCCGAGCGAGACCATGGTCGAGCTGAATCTGCAGACGCGTAATACCGCACTGATTCATTGTGTATTCAATCAGCACAATATGCGCCTGAGCAGTTTCAACAGTGTGCCGCACCTGGATAGCGCTGAGCTGCAAGCGTTAATCACCTATACCTGA
- a CDS encoding energy transducer TonB, which translates to MRLALSFVAALLVALALFALMLVLVMPPRDDADPVEELARVSFVRSVSDTQSDSRERQQREAPDRPQPPDQPPVQPTPPQPQVSAAMDLNISVPNVPTQIQVSSAPSLAGLTAAQVEAAPQPAAPPPDSSPSVSEEVTPLTDVPPNYPQRALASGIEGEVTLAFTITAEGRVENLRVSDAKPPGVFDREARRAASRWRFAPRRENGQAVAREATKTLYFRLDGGR; encoded by the coding sequence ATGCGTCTGGCCCTGAGTTTTGTCGCGGCGTTGTTGGTCGCCTTGGCGCTGTTCGCGCTGATGTTGGTGCTGGTGATGCCGCCAAGGGATGACGCGGACCCGGTGGAAGAGCTGGCGCGGGTCAGTTTCGTGCGTTCGGTCAGCGATACTCAGAGCGACAGTCGCGAACGTCAGCAGCGCGAAGCACCGGACCGGCCGCAACCACCCGATCAGCCGCCAGTGCAGCCGACCCCGCCGCAGCCCCAGGTCAGCGCCGCCATGGATCTGAATATCAGCGTGCCTAATGTACCGACCCAGATTCAGGTCAGCAGCGCGCCGTCCCTGGCAGGGTTGACAGCCGCGCAGGTTGAGGCCGCGCCGCAGCCCGCCGCGCCACCGCCGGACTCTTCACCCTCGGTATCGGAAGAGGTTACCCCGCTGACCGATGTGCCGCCCAACTACCCGCAGCGCGCATTGGCTTCGGGCATCGAAGGCGAGGTGACGTTGGCCTTTACCATCACCGCCGAGGGCCGGGTGGAAAACTTGCGCGTGTCTGACGCCAAACCACCCGGGGTCTTTGATCGTGAAGCCCGGCGGGCAGCCAGCCGCTGGCGCTTTGCGCCACGCCGGGAGAATGGCCAGGCGGTGGCGCGTGAGGCCACCAAAACACTCTATTTCCGTCTGGATGGAGGTCGCTGA
- a CDS encoding MaoC family dehydratase, which translates to MSVRKIGEQRYRGQIGRYFEEFEIGDIYEHRPGRTLTDTDNIQFSLMTMNNHPMHCDAAFAEKSEFGKLLINSGLSLAVVLGMTVPDVSGKAVANLGWNDIKLTAPVFAGDTIYAESEVLDKRESKSRPNQGIITVKTLGKKADGTIFMSFERNVLIQKREGSTDDAANY; encoded by the coding sequence ATGAGCGTAAGAAAGATTGGTGAGCAACGTTATCGGGGTCAAATCGGTCGTTATTTCGAAGAGTTCGAAATTGGCGATATCTACGAGCATCGTCCCGGCCGCACGCTGACAGACACGGACAATATCCAGTTCTCGTTGATGACCATGAACAATCACCCGATGCACTGTGATGCCGCATTCGCGGAAAAGAGCGAATTCGGCAAGCTGCTTATCAACAGCGGCTTGAGTCTGGCAGTGGTATTGGGGATGACCGTCCCGGATGTCAGCGGCAAGGCCGTCGCCAACCTTGGCTGGAACGACATAAAGCTGACCGCGCCGGTTTTTGCCGGTGACACCATCTACGCCGAATCCGAAGTACTCGACAAGCGCGAGTCAAAGTCCCGACCTAACCAGGGCATCATTACGGTCAAGACGCTGGGCAAGAAAGCTGACGGCACAATCTTCATGTCGTTTGAACGCAACGTATTGATTCAGAAACGTGAAGGCAGCACGGACGACGCCGCCAACTACTGA
- a CDS encoding ExbD/TolR family protein, giving the protein MRMRRHHTGNDEEAGIDMTPMLDIVFIMLIFFIVTSSFIKESGITVDSPSAASASEQPKGNILVAVSANGEIWIDRQQVDVRALRAAVERMRVDQPDSSVVVQADRESRSGLVIQVMDQIRLAGVQDVALAATAGTEGR; this is encoded by the coding sequence ATGCGAATGCGCAGGCACCATACGGGTAATGACGAAGAAGCCGGGATCGATATGACCCCGATGCTGGATATCGTTTTTATCATGCTGATTTTCTTTATCGTCACCAGCTCTTTTATCAAGGAGTCGGGGATTACGGTTGACAGTCCCTCGGCAGCCAGCGCCAGCGAGCAGCCAAAAGGTAATATTCTGGTGGCCGTGAGCGCCAATGGCGAGATCTGGATTGACCGCCAGCAGGTCGATGTGCGCGCCTTGCGGGCGGCTGTCGAGCGCATGCGTGTCGACCAGCCGGATAGTTCAGTGGTGGTGCAGGCTGATCGCGAATCGCGCAGCGGCCTGGTGATCCAGGTGATGGATCAGATCCGCCTTGCCGGTGTGCAGGATGTAGCGCTGGCCGCGACGGCCGGAACTGAGGGTCGCTGA
- a CDS encoding DUF3299 domain-containing protein produces MRTCVALIGAALLACYTMPALAVEELAWGDLVPPEARDVMGSPQPTHDLSALADTLSDEEFGDPAVQVEPAAPVVAELNGREVKLPGYIVPLGINDDGVVNEFLLVPYFGACIHVPPPPSNQTVYVQSETGIKLEALYQPFWITGSMQVEAVESDLANAGYKIANASIEPYTY; encoded by the coding sequence ATGCGTACTTGTGTCGCCCTGATCGGCGCTGCCCTGCTTGCGTGCTACACGATGCCGGCTCTGGCTGTCGAAGAGCTGGCCTGGGGCGACCTGGTGCCCCCGGAAGCTCGGGACGTCATGGGCTCACCGCAGCCCACACACGACCTATCGGCATTGGCCGATACCCTGAGTGATGAGGAGTTTGGTGATCCGGCCGTGCAGGTAGAGCCGGCCGCGCCGGTGGTAGCGGAACTGAATGGCCGTGAGGTAAAGCTCCCTGGCTACATAGTGCCGCTCGGCATCAATGATGACGGCGTGGTGAACGAGTTTCTCCTGGTGCCGTACTTTGGGGCCTGCATCCATGTGCCGCCACCGCCGTCCAACCAGACCGTGTATGTACAAAGCGAGACGGGCATCAAGCTGGAGGCGCTGTATCAACCTTTCTGGATTACCGGGTCGATGCAGGTCGAAGCGGTGGAAAGCGATCTGGCCAACGCCGGTTACAAGATTGCCAACGCCAGCATTGAGCCCTACACCTACTGA
- a CDS encoding sugar nucleotide-binding protein: MRILLLGADSLMGQAVLRLAAAEEIAIDAVERPEQGWKAEQLKHWFTEYQPDAVVNLAFYHQHFQLGSNDGDNLALQRKFGKELIALSKQADSLLFLLSSARVFDGLKTTAYTEKDALAPGDALGQLHVDMEKQLKDHCARHIMLRLGWVLDGSPDGQLAGLLQQLRSGEPMLLAEEWRGNPTPVNDAARVVLAILKQLDCDAPLYGTYHYGSSEASSWISFVKSLAQELLATKQLDSVPTIRSVPFDQQLDSAWEPQNAVLSSRRLLMAFGIKPRAWRAQLPELLASVPPNSKAE; this comes from the coding sequence ATGCGCATTCTGTTGTTGGGCGCAGACTCCCTGATGGGTCAGGCGGTACTGCGTCTGGCGGCAGCCGAAGAGATAGCCATTGATGCGGTTGAGCGTCCAGAGCAAGGTTGGAAGGCAGAGCAGCTCAAGCACTGGTTTACCGAGTATCAGCCAGATGCGGTAGTCAATCTGGCTTTTTACCATCAGCACTTCCAGCTGGGGTCCAATGACGGCGACAATCTGGCACTGCAGCGCAAGTTCGGCAAGGAGCTGATAGCGCTGAGCAAACAGGCAGACAGCTTGTTGTTTCTGCTTTCCAGTGCGCGAGTGTTCGATGGTTTGAAGACCACGGCCTATACCGAGAAGGACGCGCTGGCGCCTGGCGATGCGCTGGGACAGTTGCATGTGGATATGGAGAAACAGCTCAAGGACCATTGCGCGCGGCACATCATGCTACGCCTGGGCTGGGTGCTGGATGGCTCACCCGACGGGCAGCTTGCCGGGCTTTTGCAGCAGTTGCGCAGCGGTGAGCCGATGCTGCTGGCGGAGGAGTGGCGGGGTAACCCAACCCCGGTAAACGATGCCGCCCGTGTGGTACTGGCGATCCTCAAACAGCTGGATTGTGATGCGCCGTTATATGGCACCTATCACTATGGCAGCAGTGAGGCGTCCAGTTGGATCAGTTTCGTGAAAAGTCTGGCGCAGGAGTTGTTGGCGACCAAGCAGCTTGATAGCGTGCCGACGATCCGTTCCGTGCCATTCGATCAACAATTGGATAGCGCATGGGAGCCGCAGAATGCGGTATTGAGCAGCCGTCGGCTATTGATGGCTTTTGGTATCAAGCCTCGCGCCTGGCGCGCGCAGCTACCTGAGCTATTGGCCAGTGTGCCGCCCAATAGCAAAGCAGAATAA
- a CDS encoding MotA/TolQ/ExbB proton channel family protein yields the protein MAEGFWLLRDFLDSGGWVLWSILLVTVLLWTLMVERLWFLARVFPTEAGQLQQRWLARADRTSPAARHIRAAWLSRAHQHLGRFLPMVRVLIALCPLLGLLGTVSGMIEVFDVMALSGNGNPRAMAAGVSRATVPTMAGMVIAISGLFCLARLDQQSRRALQRLNDRLRFE from the coding sequence ATGGCTGAGGGGTTTTGGCTGCTCAGGGACTTCCTGGACAGCGGTGGCTGGGTGCTGTGGAGCATTCTGCTGGTCACTGTACTGCTCTGGACGCTGATGGTTGAGCGGCTATGGTTTCTGGCCAGGGTCTTCCCCACGGAGGCGGGGCAACTGCAGCAACGCTGGCTGGCGCGTGCAGATCGCACCAGCCCGGCGGCACGGCATATCCGCGCGGCCTGGTTGTCTCGTGCTCATCAACACCTCGGCCGGTTTCTGCCGATGGTGCGCGTATTGATCGCACTTTGTCCGTTGCTTGGCTTGCTGGGTACGGTCAGCGGCATGATTGAAGTATTCGACGTGATGGCCCTGAGCGGCAACGGTAACCCACGGGCCATGGCGGCGGGTGTGTCCCGCGCCACCGTGCCGACCATGGCCGGCATGGTCATCGCCATCAGTGGTTTGTTCTGCCTGGCACGACTGGATCAGCAATCACGCCGGGCCTTGCAGCGGCTCAATGACCGACTGCGTTTTGAATAG
- a CDS encoding DUF3450 domain-containing protein: MRAVWLLLAVMLPAAVVAQDVTDRALDESEALMRDAQGSQQRIEQLDDATREALLRYREAVQQREQLGEYNTRLGDMVAAQQAELESLEGQLSSIEDTQRELLPLMQRMLDSLEQFVALDLPFLPEERGERIDQLRDLMLRSDVSVAEKYRRLIEAYQIESDYGRTLEAWRGSLEQGDSVRVVDYLRLGRVMFFYQSLDGREQGYWDAESQAWTPLPNEYRRTMEQGMRMARQQQTPMMLRLPLPPVSEQSSPQESQP, from the coding sequence ATGAGAGCGGTTTGGTTACTGCTGGCGGTCATGCTGCCAGCGGCAGTAGTGGCGCAGGACGTTACTGATCGGGCGCTGGACGAGAGCGAGGCTTTGATGCGTGATGCTCAGGGTTCTCAGCAGCGTATCGAGCAATTGGACGATGCAACACGCGAGGCGCTGCTGCGCTATCGTGAAGCGGTTCAGCAGCGCGAACAGTTAGGTGAGTACAACACCCGCCTGGGCGACATGGTCGCCGCGCAGCAGGCCGAGCTGGAAAGCCTTGAAGGCCAGCTCAGCAGTATCGAAGACACCCAGCGCGAACTGCTGCCGCTAATGCAGCGCATGCTCGATTCGCTGGAGCAGTTCGTTGCGCTGGACCTTCCCTTTCTGCCCGAAGAGCGCGGCGAACGCATCGACCAGCTGCGGGATTTGATGCTGCGCTCGGATGTCAGTGTGGCGGAGAAATACCGCCGGCTGATCGAGGCCTATCAGATTGAAAGTGATTACGGCCGCACACTTGAAGCCTGGCGCGGCAGCCTGGAACAGGGCGACAGTGTGCGGGTGGTCGACTATCTGCGTCTGGGCCGCGTGATGTTCTTCTATCAGAGCCTGGATGGGCGCGAGCAAGGCTATTGGGATGCTGAAAGCCAGGCCTGGACGCCGCTGCCTAACGAGTATCGCCGCACCATGGAGCAGGGCATGCGCATGGCGCGTCAACAGCAGACACCGATGATGCTGCGTCTGCCCTTGCCCCCCGTCTCAGAGCAATCAAGCCCGCAGGAGAGCCAGCCATGA
- a CDS encoding MotA/TolQ/ExbB proton channel family protein, whose protein sequence is MKHLLIGLSLALLAPMSLAQPASLDDLLRNIRDVRSSEQSAMQERESRFIAERDQQQRRMREAEQALAPVKAEADRLKAEFDRLETALAEVEAELEQRSGNLGELFGVVRQTAGDTQSQWQDSLLNMQFPERMQTLESLSASRGIPTVEALENFWYLLQQDMTASGKISRFEAPVVGRDGEQRVLPVVRVGPFVALQGDDYLLYQADTERLLVAPRQPEGSGLIDEFTQPRSELADLQVDPTRGNVIQQLQQTPSLIERVHQGGVVGYVIIALGVLGLVLALWRLGWLQRTSQRVDRQVADLGNLNRNNPLGRVLGVIGSRPKLDQLDTLELKLDEAILKETPSLERWQGLIKLLAAVAPLLGLLGTVTGMIATFQAITLFGTGDPKLMAEGISQALVTTVLGLVVAIPLLFMHSLVAARSKALIQLLEQQSAGLIALHLGGEEPRDG, encoded by the coding sequence ATGAAGCATCTATTAATTGGCTTGTCTCTGGCCTTGCTGGCACCGATGAGCCTGGCTCAGCCGGCAAGCCTGGATGATCTTTTGCGCAACATCCGCGACGTGCGCAGCAGCGAGCAGAGCGCCATGCAAGAGCGTGAATCACGCTTTATTGCCGAGCGCGACCAGCAGCAGCGGCGCATGCGCGAGGCCGAGCAGGCGTTGGCACCAGTCAAGGCAGAAGCAGATCGGCTCAAGGCCGAGTTTGATCGCCTGGAAACGGCTTTGGCTGAAGTGGAAGCTGAACTTGAGCAGCGCAGCGGCAATCTGGGCGAACTGTTCGGCGTGGTCCGTCAGACGGCGGGCGACACGCAGAGTCAGTGGCAGGATTCGTTGCTGAACATGCAGTTCCCCGAGCGCATGCAGACGTTGGAAAGCCTCTCGGCCAGCCGCGGTATTCCGACGGTAGAGGCACTGGAAAACTTCTGGTACCTGTTGCAACAGGATATGACCGCCAGCGGCAAAATCAGCCGCTTCGAGGCGCCAGTGGTCGGCCGCGATGGTGAGCAGCGAGTGCTGCCAGTGGTCAGAGTGGGCCCCTTTGTCGCGCTGCAAGGCGACGATTATCTGCTCTATCAGGCCGATACCGAGCGCTTGCTGGTAGCGCCGCGGCAGCCGGAAGGTAGCGGTTTGATCGATGAGTTCACGCAGCCTCGTAGCGAGCTCGCCGATCTGCAGGTTGATCCAACCCGGGGCAACGTGATCCAGCAATTGCAGCAAACCCCGAGCCTGATCGAACGTGTTCATCAGGGTGGCGTAGTGGGTTATGTGATCATCGCTTTGGGTGTGCTGGGTTTGGTGCTGGCACTCTGGCGTCTCGGTTGGCTGCAACGCACCAGTCAGCGAGTGGATCGCCAGGTCGCGGACCTGGGAAACCTCAATCGAAACAACCCGTTGGGCCGCGTATTGGGAGTAATCGGCAGTCGTCCCAAGCTCGACCAACTGGACACGCTGGAGCTCAAACTGGACGAGGCCATTCTCAAGGAAACACCTTCGCTGGAGCGCTGGCAGGGGTTGATCAAACTGCTTGCGGCAGTCGCACCGCTATTGGGTCTGCTGGGTACAGTGACGGGCATGATCGCGACCTTTCAGGCGATCACCCTGTTTGGTACAGGCGATCCGAAATTGATGGCGGAGGGTATCTCTCAGGCATTGGTGACGACGGTGCTGGGTCTGGTAGTGGCGATTCCGCTGCTGTTCATGCATAGCCTGGTCGCCGCACGCAGTAAGGCCTTGATCCAGTTGCTGGAACAGCAGAGTGCCGGTTTGATCGCGCTGCATCTGGGTGGCGAGGAGCCGCGAGATGGCTGA